The following coding sequences lie in one Maribacter forsetii DSM 18668 genomic window:
- a CDS encoding rhomboid family intramembrane serine protease: MAQPDLKYQFSRLNIAEKLIAVNVVVFIVNALIPFLLGLQKNIIVQWFELPNDIVDIAFQPWSIVTYSFFHGGIGHLFWNMLMIYFVGRIFLNLFDAKRFLNVYLLGVILGGLFFVLGYNIFPAFFDVNATLIGASAGASAVLIFICTYLPNQEVRVIFFNVKLWMVGAVLVLSDLIQLPISNSGGHLAHLGGAFLGYLYASQLTKGNDIGSGFSKFMDSIANLFKGSEKKAPLKTVYKNKSTTRSNSKSAVDYDKKTHQKKIDAILDKISKSGYESLSKAEKDFLFKAGKEN, translated from the coding sequence ATGGCTCAACCAGATTTAAAATATCAATTTAGTAGATTAAACATTGCAGAAAAACTCATTGCGGTCAACGTGGTAGTTTTTATTGTGAATGCCCTAATCCCGTTTTTATTAGGCTTACAAAAGAATATCATTGTACAATGGTTTGAGCTACCCAATGATATTGTCGATATCGCTTTTCAACCATGGTCTATTGTAACTTATTCATTTTTTCATGGAGGGATAGGTCACCTATTTTGGAACATGTTGATGATTTATTTCGTAGGTCGCATCTTTTTAAATCTTTTTGACGCTAAGCGATTTTTAAATGTGTATTTGCTAGGAGTTATTTTAGGCGGACTTTTCTTTGTTTTAGGTTATAATATATTTCCTGCTTTCTTTGATGTTAATGCAACTTTAATAGGGGCTTCTGCAGGTGCTAGTGCTGTTTTGATATTTATTTGCACCTATTTACCTAACCAAGAAGTTCGGGTTATATTTTTTAATGTAAAGCTATGGATGGTTGGTGCCGTGTTGGTTTTGAGTGATTTGATTCAACTACCAATTAGTAATTCAGGAGGTCATTTAGCGCATTTGGGAGGCGCTTTTTTGGGTTACCTATATGCAAGTCAACTAACAAAAGGAAACGACATAGGGTCTGGATTCTCAAAGTTTATGGATAGTATTGCCAACCTCTTTAAAGGTTCAGAGAAGAAAGCGCCATTAAAAACAGTATATAAGAATAAAAGCACTACCCGTAGTAACAGCAAGTCTGCCGTAGATTACGACAAGAAAACACATCAGAAAAAGATTGATGCTATTCTGGATAAAATAAGCAAGTCTGGCTATGAAAGTTTGTCAAAGGCTGAGAAGGACTTTTTATTTAAAGCGGGTAAAGAAAATTGA
- a CDS encoding endonuclease/exonuclease/phosphatase family protein, which produces MKRMSFFKKFMLFLNLIAAICLVLASIVPYTSIASLAFISLTVPALVLINILFFLYWLFGKKIYMLLSLSILVFGYFTLGSFIAFNGKSKTIADSDTISLLSYNALGFHSKYHGDWENITSPEVVEFIEGENPDIIYFQEFEPHYLKDQMLKNHPYKANKFQIKDGESSKNLAIFSKLKIINNGELDFPNTFNGGVYADIVFKKDTIRFYNLHLESLSIRPNYFKKERSDKLLVRLRDSFDKQERQSDIVREHIKTSPYPVIVGGDFNNTQFSKVYFNIKSDLKDSFLESGHGYGETIKFWKFPFRIDMILGDPSFTFLSHKNYKIDISDHEPIMATFKVSEE; this is translated from the coding sequence ATGAAGAGAATGTCTTTTTTTAAAAAGTTCATGTTGTTTTTAAATTTGATTGCGGCGATCTGTTTGGTTTTGGCTTCCATAGTGCCATATACATCTATAGCTAGTTTGGCATTTATTAGTTTAACAGTGCCTGCATTGGTTTTAATAAACATATTGTTTTTTCTATACTGGTTATTTGGTAAGAAGATATATATGTTATTATCTCTTTCCATTTTAGTTTTTGGATACTTCACACTTGGTTCTTTTATAGCTTTTAATGGTAAGTCAAAAACTATTGCTGATTCTGATACCATTTCTTTGTTAAGTTATAACGCATTGGGTTTTCATAGTAAATATCATGGTGATTGGGAGAATATCACTAGTCCAGAAGTTGTAGAATTTATTGAAGGTGAGAATCCTGATATTATTTATTTTCAAGAATTCGAACCTCATTATCTTAAGGACCAGATGTTGAAAAATCACCCTTATAAAGCAAATAAGTTTCAGATAAAAGACGGGGAGTCAAGTAAAAATCTAGCGATATTTTCAAAGCTTAAGATTATTAATAATGGAGAGCTTGATTTTCCTAATACATTTAATGGTGGCGTTTATGCGGATATCGTATTTAAGAAAGATACCATTCGCTTCTATAATCTGCATCTAGAATCTTTAAGTATAAGACCAAATTATTTTAAAAAAGAACGGTCAGATAAGCTGCTTGTTAGACTAAGGGATTCTTTTGATAAACAGGAACGACAATCTGATATTGTAAGAGAGCATATTAAAACTAGTCCTTATCCTGTTATTGTAGGTGGGGATTTTAATAATACCCAATTTTCTAAAGTGTATTTTAATATTAAGAGTGATTTAAAGGATAGTTTTTTAGAATCTGGACACGGTTATGGAGAAACCATTAAATTTTGGAAGTTCCCTTTTAGAATTGATATGATTTTGGGAGACCCTAGTTTTACATTCTTATCTCATAAGAACTACAAAATAGATATATCCGATCACGAACCTATTATGGCAACTTTTAAGGTGTCCGAAGAATAA
- a CDS encoding DUF6122 family protein, with protein sequence MIRFIAHYGIHFIVPIVIAIYFYRENMLWSAVILLSAIVIDLDHLLATPLFDPNRCSINFHPLHSYWAIGLYTVMFIFKKTRIFGLALLLHILADIVDCLFILRTP encoded by the coding sequence ATGATTAGGTTCATAGCGCACTATGGAATACATTTTATTGTACCCATTGTAATTGCTATCTATTTCTATAGGGAAAATATGCTTTGGTCTGCAGTAATACTTTTATCTGCAATTGTAATTGACCTAGATCATTTGTTAGCAACACCATTATTTGACCCAAACCGGTGCAGTATCAATTTTCATCCGCTTCATAGTTATTGGGCAATTGGTCTATATACCGTAATGTTCATATTTAAGAAAACCAGAATTTTTGGCTTAGCATTGCTATTGCATATATTGGCAGATATAGTAGACTGCCTTTTTATTCTTCGGACACCTTAA